One part of the Lycium ferocissimum isolate CSIRO_LF1 chromosome 8, AGI_CSIRO_Lferr_CH_V1, whole genome shotgun sequence genome encodes these proteins:
- the LOC132066107 gene encoding acyltransferase Pun1-like, with protein MAVSSLVSLISKKIIKPSIPTPPPLRSHKLSFVDQLLHMYIPIAFFYPKTSNDKSYESSNVSQLLEISLSKALSSYYPYAGRVKDDSSSVDCNNTGVEFSHVRVHCPMSEILTHTCTGAESVVFPNRNNPYKDEGNLAIAQVSYFDCGGIAVGGCLSHKIGDGCTAGNFFYNWGVLSRDINAMLSPHFVGESVYPQSNDPSVVSTIKPEEPGYVGKRFVFPATKVNALKAKFSFDSGVQNPTRTEVVSALIYKCALAAGKENLGSFKPSSLFQVADMRQRLNSPLSYDACGNLISGFSVETTNERDVNCPRLVREMRIEKEKLQDKENATKNAFTSEVVDSLKKGKKAFSSDILDYYFCSSLIAFPLYKTDFGWGRPARVSFATGPFNRFFILMDNQSGGGVEAIVMLDEQDMLIFERDPEILEFAIPVPNH; from the coding sequence ATGGCAGTATCATCACTTGTTTCATTGATTTCCAAGAAGATCATCAAACCCTCTATTCCCACCCCTCCTCCTCTTAGATCTCACAAACTTTCCTTTGTTGATCAGCTACTTCACATGTATATTCCTATTGCatttttttacccaaaaacaAGCAATGACAAGTCTTATGAATCTTCCAACGTATCTCAACTTCTTGAGATATCCCTTTCTAAAGCACTCTCATCCTATTATCCTTACGCTGGAAGGGTGAAGGATGATTCTTCCTCTGTTGATTGTAACAATACGGGAGTTGAGTTTTCCCACGTTCGTGTCCATTGTCCCATGTCCGAAATTCTCACACACACTTGCACTGGTGCTGAAAGTGTAGTTTTTCCCAATCGTAATAACCCTTATAAGGATGAAGGAAATTTAGCTATAGCTCAAGTTAGCTATTTTGATTGTGGAGGAATCGCCGTAGGTGGATGCTTATCACATAAGATCGGAGATGGGTGCACTGCCGGCAATTTCTTCTACAACTGGGGAGTTTTGAGTCGTGACATAAATGCAATGCTGTCTCCTCACTTTGTTGGAGAATCCGTCTACCCCCAATCTAATGATCCTTCGGTTGTTTCAACTATCAAGCCAGAAGAACCAGGATACGTAGGGAAAAGGTTTGTTTTCCCCGCCACTAAAGTAAATGCTCTCAAAGCCAAATTCTCTTTTGATTCAGGGGTCCAAAATCCAACTCGGACCGAAGTTGTGAGCGCGCTTATTTACAAGTGTGCTTTAGCTGCCGGAAAAGAAAATCTTGGTTCATTTAAACCGTCTTCCTTGTTTCAAGTTGCAGATATGCGCCAAAGGCTGAACTCACCTTTGTCATACGACGCATGTGGAAATCTTATATCTGGTTTTTCTGTGGAAACAACTAACGAAAGGGACGTAAATTGTCCAAGATTGGTAAGGGAAATGAGGATTGAAAAGGAGAAACTTCAGGACAAAGAGAATGCTACAAAAAATGCATTTACCTCCGAAGTAGTTGATTCacttaaaaaaggaaaaaaagcaTTTAGTAGTGATAtacttgattattatttttgtagcaGCTTGATTGCCTTCCCACTATACAAAACAGACTTTGGTTGGGGGAGGCCAGCTAGAGTAAGCTTCGCAACTGGCCCCTTCAATAGGTTTTTCATTCTGATGGATAATCAAAGTGGGGGTGGAGTTGAAGCCATAGTCATGTTGGACGAACAAGACATGCTTATATTTGAAAGAGATCCCGAGATTTTGGAGTTTGCTATTCCAGTTCCAAACCATTAA